A single window of Pirellulales bacterium DNA harbors:
- a CDS encoding adenylosuccinate lyase, with the protein MYEYYENPLIRRYASAGMSRLWGDQMKFRTWRQLWIWLAEAEAELGLPISSEQIAELRRQVETIDFAAAEAHERRLRHDVMAHVHAYGDQCPSARGIIHLGATSCFVTDNTDLILMREGLRMIAARLAAVVDRLGKFAAEYRDLACLGFTHLQPAQPTTVGKRACLWAYDLLLDLAEIEHRLAELKARGVKGTTGTQASFLELFGGNHVKVKQLERLVAGKMGFDEVYPVTGQTYSRKIDAQVLAALSGIAHSAHKAATDLRILASRKELEEPFEQDQIGSSAMAYKRNPMRSERICGLSRYVMSLETSAAATASTQWLERTLDDSANRRLVIPQAFLAIDAVLILYQNVTSGLVVYPQVIAKHLAEELPFMATENMLMAGVAAGGDRQELHERIRQHSQAAARVVKERGGANDLLERLKADAAFANVDVAAALDAGNFVGRAPQQVDEFIAEWIEPIRSRYAESLRQPAEVRV; encoded by the coding sequence ATGTACGAATACTACGAAAACCCGCTGATTCGCCGTTACGCATCTGCCGGAATGAGCCGCTTGTGGGGCGATCAAATGAAGTTTCGCACTTGGCGGCAGCTTTGGATCTGGTTGGCCGAAGCCGAGGCGGAACTGGGCCTGCCGATTTCGAGTGAGCAGATTGCCGAACTGCGACGGCAAGTCGAAACGATTGACTTTGCGGCGGCCGAGGCCCACGAGCGGCGGTTGCGACATGATGTGATGGCGCACGTTCATGCCTACGGCGATCAGTGCCCGTCGGCGCGCGGCATCATTCATCTTGGAGCCACAAGCTGCTTTGTGACGGACAACACCGACTTGATTTTGATGCGCGAAGGGCTGCGGATGATTGCCGCTCGGCTGGCGGCAGTGGTCGATCGGCTGGGAAAGTTTGCGGCGGAGTATCGTGACCTGGCCTGCTTGGGTTTCACTCACTTGCAGCCGGCACAACCGACGACCGTCGGCAAGCGAGCCTGCTTGTGGGCTTACGACTTGCTACTGGACTTGGCGGAAATCGAGCATCGACTGGCCGAATTGAAAGCTCGTGGTGTCAAGGGGACCACGGGCACGCAGGCGAGCTTCTTGGAGTTGTTCGGCGGCAATCACGTCAAAGTGAAACAGTTGGAAAGGCTGGTCGCGGGGAAAATGGGATTTGACGAGGTATATCCCGTCACGGGGCAAACCTATTCTCGCAAAATCGACGCTCAAGTGTTGGCCGCATTGTCGGGCATCGCGCACAGCGCCCACAAAGCCGCCACCGATTTGCGCATTCTCGCATCGCGTAAAGAACTGGAAGAGCCGTTCGAACAGGATCAAATCGGTTCCTCCGCCATGGCTTACAAACGCAATCCGATGCGCAGCGAGCGAATTTGCGGCTTGTCGCGGTACGTGATGAGCCTCGAAACGAGCGCCGCCGCGACGGCCAGCACGCAGTGGCTGGAGCGGACGCTCGACGACAGCGCAAACCGTCGCTTGGTCATTCCGCAGGCGTTTTTGGCGATCGACGCCGTGTTGATTCTGTATCAAAATGTGACCAGCGGCCTAGTCGTCTATCCGCAAGTGATCGCGAAGCATCTGGCTGAAGAACTGCCGTTTATGGCGACGGAGAACATGCTCATGGCCGGCGTTGCAGCGGGAGGCGACCGGCAAGAGCTGCACGAGCGGATACGCCAACACAGCCAGGCGGCGGCGCGCGTGGTGAAGGAGCGAGGGGGAGCCAATGATCTCTTGGAGCGGCTGAAAGCGGACGCCGCCTTCGCCAACGTCGATGTGGCCGCGGCGCTCGACGCGGGCAACTTTGTCGGCCGCGCGCCCCAGCAGGTCGACGAGTTCATCGCGGAATGGATTGAGCCGATCCGTTCCCGCTATGCAGAATCGTTGCGGCAACCAGCGGAAGTGCGCGTGTGA
- a CDS encoding P-II family nitrogen regulator, with the protein MKQIVAIVKPYLAEKVLESLRLAPLEAISVREVKGYGRQKSYLDQYGDSEYSLAFLPKVEINLWVDEARSEEIVRKVIEVARTGRMGDGKIFVLPAMQETAIEF; encoded by the coding sequence ATGAAGCAAATCGTCGCCATCGTGAAGCCGTATCTCGCGGAGAAAGTGCTCGAGAGCTTGCGCCTCGCGCCGCTCGAGGCGATCAGCGTCCGCGAGGTCAAAGGCTACGGCCGGCAAAAGAGCTATCTCGACCAATACGGCGACAGTGAGTATTCGTTGGCGTTTTTGCCGAAAGTCGAAATCAATCTCTGGGTTGATGAAGCGCGGTCGGAAGAAATCGTTCGCAAAGTTATCGAAGTCGCTCGCACTGGCCGCATGGGTGACGGCAAGATCTTCGTCCTACCGGCGATGCAGGAGACGGCGATTGAATTCTAG
- a CDS encoding (2Fe-2S)-binding protein — MPTVTFVNEKKEIQVPDGANLRKEALKAGVSLYYGLNGFGASINQVVNCHGLGLCGSCRVNIVKGIEHASPMGMMEKLKFKVPVPDPLPALSYISHKATMRLACYVEVHGDMTVETNPQIDLFGENFFS, encoded by the coding sequence ATGCCAACTGTTACGTTTGTCAATGAGAAAAAGGAAATCCAAGTTCCCGACGGCGCCAATCTCCGAAAGGAAGCCCTCAAGGCTGGCGTCAGCTTGTATTACGGATTAAACGGTTTCGGCGCTTCGATCAATCAAGTGGTTAACTGCCACGGCTTGGGACTGTGTGGAAGCTGCCGCGTGAATATCGTCAAAGGAATCGAACATGCCAGTCCGATGGGCATGATGGAGAAACTAAAATTCAAGGTTCCCGTTCCCGATCCGCTCCCTGCTCTGTCGTACATTAGCCACAAAGCCACCATGCGGCTGGCCTGCTACGTCGAAGTCCACGGCGATATGACGGTCGAAACCAACCCGCAAATCGATTTGTTCGGCGAGAATTTCTTTAGCTAG
- a CDS encoding nucleoside hydrolase gives MAKKVILDVDPGIDDAVAIVLALFDPRLDVVAITATGGNVFPAQATRNVQTIVELLDPPRWPRIGAAPEDNPLPVDGRLLHGANGLGNVDFPIAELAKMHPAEKVLCDEIRAAPEDITVVCLGPLTNIARAMQRDNEWVSLVGRLVISGGSVGVPGRTSPVADFNTYCDPLSSRKVIKSPVTKTLVPLDVSGELNFTFELLEQLPSESTRAGLLLRQILPFSFRAQRQALGQEHINLNDVVAIVAVTNPELFEMEMLGADVETEGELTTGMVVFDRRKPAIREWRPNVEVALKADLAAVRDCVLRGLERAGNAG, from the coding sequence ATGGCGAAGAAAGTAATTTTAGACGTCGATCCCGGCATCGACGACGCAGTGGCCATAGTACTGGCGCTGTTCGATCCCCGGCTGGATGTGGTCGCCATCACCGCCACCGGCGGCAACGTGTTTCCTGCCCAAGCCACGCGGAACGTTCAAACGATCGTCGAACTGCTCGACCCGCCACGCTGGCCCCGAATTGGCGCGGCCCCGGAAGATAATCCCCTACCTGTCGATGGCCGGCTGTTGCACGGCGCCAACGGACTGGGGAACGTCGATTTTCCCATTGCCGAGTTGGCGAAGATGCACCCGGCGGAAAAAGTGCTCTGCGATGAAATTCGCGCTGCACCGGAAGATATCACCGTCGTTTGCTTGGGACCGCTGACGAATATCGCCCGCGCGATGCAGCGCGACAATGAATGGGTATCGCTCGTCGGCCGGTTGGTCATTTCTGGAGGCAGCGTCGGCGTACCAGGGCGAACCAGCCCCGTGGCCGATTTCAACACCTATTGCGATCCGCTCTCCTCTCGCAAAGTAATCAAATCGCCGGTCACCAAGACACTGGTGCCGCTCGATGTCAGTGGTGAACTCAATTTCACTTTTGAACTGCTCGAACAATTACCGAGCGAGTCCACGCGCGCCGGGTTGCTGTTGCGACAGATTCTTCCCTTCAGCTTTCGCGCTCAGCGGCAAGCGCTGGGGCAAGAGCATATCAACTTGAACGACGTGGTCGCGATCGTCGCCGTCACAAATCCGGAACTTTTTGAAATGGAAATGCTCGGCGCCGATGTGGAGACCGAAGGAGAATTGACAACCGGCATGGTGGTGTTCGATCGCCGCAAACCGGCGATCCGCGAATGGCGGCCCAATGTCGAAGTCGCTTTGAAAGCCGATCTGGCGGCGGTGCGCGATTGTGTGTTGCGTGGACTGGAGCGGGCCGGCAATGCCGGCTAA
- a CDS encoding glycosyltransferase family 4 protein, whose translation MRIVYLTAGAASRYCGSCLHDNTLAKALSQLGEHVLLTPTYTPLRTDEEDVSLNRIFFGGVNVYLQQHLSLFRHTPWFVDRLLDSPRLLRWLSQRSAGMAAAKLGPLTVSTLEGERGRQRKEIEKLIRWLESEARPDIIHLSNALLLGIAPSLKKRLGVPIACGLAGEDLFLEQLEDPHYTRSRELLRKHAQEADVFVAYNRYFGNFMADYLGIDPGHIEVIRHGLHLDGHSMKPLRSIDKHFTIGYFGRIAPEKGPHLLLEAFSQLCADPSLPPLKLKFAGYRSAADEAYFQTIIDRVQVLSLQDRFEYVGELDRHGKIAFLQSLDVMSIPTIYQESKGLSALEALANGVPVVLPAHGAFPELIELTGAGLLCEPGNPHDLASKVRELILNSTAAAALGRRGHDAIRSHYTAAQMAEGHRTLYRRLIEGDCQHSVFMAAKPGQSA comes from the coding sequence TTGCGAATCGTCTATCTCACCGCCGGCGCGGCTTCGCGTTACTGCGGCTCGTGTCTGCACGACAATACGCTCGCCAAAGCACTCTCACAACTTGGCGAGCATGTGTTGCTGACCCCAACGTATACGCCGCTGCGGACGGATGAGGAAGATGTCAGCCTGAACCGAATTTTTTTCGGCGGCGTGAATGTCTACCTGCAGCAGCATTTGTCGCTTTTTCGACACACACCGTGGTTTGTCGATCGACTGCTCGACTCGCCGCGGCTGCTCCGCTGGCTTTCACAGCGCAGCGCAGGGATGGCAGCCGCCAAGCTCGGACCGCTAACCGTTTCGACGTTGGAGGGCGAGCGCGGACGGCAGCGGAAGGAAATCGAAAAGCTCATTCGCTGGCTGGAATCGGAGGCGCGACCCGACATCATCCACCTTTCCAACGCACTGTTGCTGGGCATTGCGCCATCGCTGAAAAAACGCCTCGGCGTTCCGATTGCTTGCGGCTTGGCCGGCGAAGATCTGTTTCTCGAGCAACTCGAAGATCCTCACTACACCCGGTCGCGGGAGCTGTTGCGAAAACATGCACAGGAAGCCGACGTGTTCGTGGCCTACAACCGCTACTTCGGCAACTTTATGGCCGATTATCTCGGTATCGACCCCGGGCACATTGAAGTCATTCGCCACGGCTTGCATCTCGACGGTCACAGCATGAAACCGCTGCGCAGCATCGACAAGCATTTCACGATTGGCTACTTCGGCCGCATCGCACCGGAAAAAGGCCCTCATTTGCTGCTGGAAGCTTTCTCGCAGTTGTGTGCCGATCCGTCGCTGCCGCCGTTGAAATTAAAATTCGCCGGATATCGATCGGCCGCGGATGAGGCATACTTTCAAACGATCATCGACCGGGTGCAAGTACTGAGCTTGCAAGACCGGTTTGAATACGTCGGCGAGCTAGATCGTCACGGAAAGATCGCGTTTCTACAATCGCTCGATGTCATGAGCATTCCGACCATCTACCAGGAAAGCAAGGGCCTTTCCGCGCTGGAAGCGCTTGCCAATGGCGTGCCGGTCGTCCTACCTGCACACGGAGCTTTTCCAGAACTGATCGAACTGACCGGAGCCGGCCTGTTGTGCGAACCGGGGAATCCTCACGATCTTGCCAGCAAAGTGCGCGAGTTGATCTTGAACTCCACGGCAGCAGCCGCATTGGGCCGCCGCGGACACGATGCGATTCGCTCTCACTATACCGCCGCACAAATGGCAGAGGGGCACCGAACGCTCTATCGACGCTTGATTGAGGGCGATTGTCAACACTCCGTTTTCATGGCGGCGAAACCTGGGCAATCAGCCTAG
- the rplT gene encoding 50S ribosomal protein L20 produces the protein MRTTSAVPRNRAKKRLFKRAKGFVGGRRKLLRTATETLIRSGVSAFRDRRRRRRDLRSLWIIRINAAARERGLRYGEFMSGLMKAKIELDRKTLSEMAIADAPAFDAVVGLVKTALQH, from the coding sequence ATGCGTACTACTTCAGCCGTCCCTCGTAATCGTGCCAAGAAGCGTCTCTTCAAGCGAGCGAAGGGCTTTGTTGGCGGACGCCGCAAGCTCTTGCGCACTGCAACCGAGACCCTCATCCGCTCGGGTGTTTCAGCCTTTCGAGATCGCCGTCGTCGTCGTCGAGACTTACGCAGCCTCTGGATCATCCGCATCAACGCGGCCGCGCGCGAACGCGGTCTCCGATATGGCGAATTTATGAGCGGACTGATGAAAGCCAAAATCGAACTCGACCGGAAAACTCTTTCGGAAATGGCGATCGCCGATGCTCCCGCGTTCGACGCGGTGGTAGGGCTCGTCAAGACAGCGCTGCAACACTAA
- a CDS encoding SDR family NAD(P)-dependent oxidoreductase, with product MASQERHGIITGAASGIGRALAVRIAREGWRLALVDINGLGLTETKSLVENAGGAAECFVQDVGDRAAWRTLHTELAQRWPKLDLLVNNAGIAAAGEAELFTDDDWQAVFQTNWWGVVYGCHELIPWLKRNPAGGNILNTASLASFTAVPTCAAYCSSKAAVLSFSEALYGELKPHKIGVTCFCPGFVPTNLLKGGRFQNEQLRRDGEYWMTWTNLTSEYVAEAAWRGVRKRKLYVISGPRARICVRAKRYFPRFFHWMLAFFYGRHVAAAQEAAAAVPVEPMPSPAVPEA from the coding sequence ATGGCTTCTCAAGAGCGTCATGGCATTATCACAGGGGCGGCATCGGGAATTGGCCGCGCGCTGGCGGTGCGAATTGCCCGCGAAGGCTGGCGACTGGCGCTGGTGGATATCAACGGTTTAGGGCTGACCGAAACGAAATCGCTCGTCGAAAACGCAGGCGGAGCCGCGGAGTGCTTCGTGCAGGATGTCGGCGATCGCGCAGCTTGGAGGACGCTTCATACCGAATTGGCCCAGCGCTGGCCAAAGCTCGATCTGCTGGTGAACAACGCCGGAATCGCCGCCGCTGGCGAGGCAGAACTATTCACCGACGACGACTGGCAGGCCGTCTTCCAAACCAACTGGTGGGGCGTCGTTTACGGCTGCCACGAGCTGATTCCGTGGCTCAAGCGGAATCCGGCTGGAGGAAACATTCTGAATACCGCGTCGCTGGCGTCGTTTACCGCCGTGCCGACGTGTGCCGCGTATTGCTCGTCGAAGGCGGCAGTGTTGTCGTTTTCGGAGGCTCTCTACGGCGAACTCAAGCCGCACAAGATCGGAGTAACCTGCTTCTGCCCCGGCTTCGTGCCGACGAATTTGCTCAAGGGAGGCCGGTTTCAAAACGAACAACTCCGCCGCGACGGCGAATACTGGATGACCTGGACAAATCTCACTTCAGAGTATGTTGCGGAAGCGGCCTGGCGCGGAGTGCGCAAGCGCAAGCTGTATGTCATCAGCGGCCCGCGAGCGCGGATTTGCGTTCGAGCGAAGCGATACTTTCCGCGGTTCTTCCACTGGATGCTGGCCTTTTTCTATGGCCGGCATGTGGCGGCAGCCCAAGAGGCAGCGGCGGCAGTGCCGGTCGAGCCGATGCCATCGCCCGCCGTGCCCGAAGCCTGA
- the glnE gene encoding bifunctional [glutamate--ammonia ligase]-adenylyl-L-tyrosine phosphorylase/[glutamate--ammonia-ligase] adenylyltransferase: MDISQLRYYLDHPQDAVKWLRGWGLDDADRAHAAIVRLAVSGVTLDLLASICDQLAEYLPRVSDADMALNNFDRFAAAARNPLSMAALLERDQEAMPTLLQIFSTSQYLSDLLVTDSEAYDLLRLTEGQPVAREVLIDELCAEVAVLSDARTVMTALRRFKRRETLRIAYGDLIRGQRLEIVTRQISNVADAILEAAIRFARGTLEQKRGVPRRADGQRSRFVVLGMGKLGGGELNYSSDIDLIYLYEADGSTDGQRPQTNSEFFDRLAKDITKLLTEPTDLGVAYRVDLRLRPEGQHGPMAPSMEGALRYYDTYARTWERQAFVKARPAAGDLDFGDDFLSQLEPWIFRRYLSRADIAGIKALKRRIEQRVKSEGVDLRNVKTGHGGIRDIEFTIQFLQLLNGGDLPAVRTRNTLEAIAMLENGGCLTRQERSLLEENYEFLRKIEHRLQIMFDLQTHTMPQADAEMRRLAIRMGYADTPQRSALDAFAADYKQKTELNRKMLDHLLHDAFGEEDATEPEVDLVLDPDPQPDHIEAVIGRYHFHDPAEAYQNLMTLSEERIRFLSTRRCRHFLASIAPRLLPAIATTADPDQTLVSLSKVSDSLGGKGVLWELFSFNPPSLHLYVELCASSPYLSGILISNPGMIDELMDSLVLDKLPSRDGLEANLQELAHGAEDIEPILHSFKNAQVLRVGVRDILGKEDILSTCGALADIAEVCLRQIAQREYEKLVARMGEPTIAEADDAGKPSEFVILAMGKFGGREINYHSDLDMVYLYEADGGTFHTRRTRRSGETSTNQHFYSELGQRIIKIANQLGPHGRLYEIDPRLRPTGKSGALATSLAEFRRYFEEGHGQLWERQALCKARVVYGSSKAAASAMQAVIDSAYRRTWQAEFATEIRRMRGRMEDGAKSNNLKRGPGGLVDVEFIAQMLQLKHGGMHPDVRLPSTLEALAALTQIGVLSRDDGEFFQTSYRVLLAIVSRLRLMNTAARHELPEDTDEQAKLARLLSYPDRENMLLDCEKLTRENRKRFERIFEKEALEVRG; the protein is encoded by the coding sequence ATGGACATTTCTCAACTCCGCTACTATCTCGATCATCCTCAAGACGCCGTGAAATGGCTGCGCGGTTGGGGGCTGGACGATGCCGATCGAGCGCATGCGGCGATTGTGCGGTTGGCGGTGTCGGGAGTGACACTCGATTTGCTCGCCAGTATTTGCGACCAGCTTGCCGAGTATCTGCCGCGGGTGAGCGACGCCGACATGGCGCTCAACAATTTCGACCGCTTCGCCGCCGCCGCGCGAAATCCGCTGTCGATGGCGGCGCTGCTGGAGCGCGACCAGGAAGCAATGCCAACACTGTTACAGATTTTTTCGACCAGCCAATACCTGAGCGATTTGCTGGTGACCGATTCCGAGGCGTACGATTTGTTACGACTCACCGAAGGGCAGCCCGTCGCGCGAGAAGTTCTCATCGATGAATTGTGCGCCGAAGTCGCGGTTTTGAGCGACGCGCGAACTGTCATGACCGCTCTGCGGCGATTCAAACGGCGGGAGACGCTGCGAATCGCTTACGGCGACTTGATTCGAGGCCAGCGGCTCGAAATCGTCACGCGGCAGATTTCCAACGTTGCCGACGCGATTCTCGAAGCCGCGATTCGATTTGCCCGCGGCACTCTGGAGCAAAAACGGGGCGTGCCGCGGAGGGCCGATGGCCAACGATCGCGGTTCGTGGTACTGGGGATGGGCAAACTTGGCGGCGGCGAGCTGAATTATTCCAGCGATATCGATCTCATCTATTTGTACGAAGCCGACGGCAGCACCGATGGCCAGCGGCCGCAAACGAATTCCGAGTTTTTCGATCGCCTGGCAAAAGACATCACCAAGCTGCTGACCGAGCCGACCGACCTTGGCGTAGCCTATCGCGTCGATTTACGTTTGCGCCCCGAAGGGCAGCATGGCCCGATGGCGCCAAGTATGGAAGGGGCGTTGCGATACTACGACACCTACGCTCGCACCTGGGAGCGACAAGCGTTTGTGAAAGCGCGACCGGCGGCAGGAGACCTCGATTTTGGCGATGATTTCTTGAGCCAACTCGAACCGTGGATTTTCCGCCGCTATCTCAGCCGGGCCGACATTGCTGGCATTAAAGCCCTGAAGCGGCGGATCGAGCAGCGCGTGAAAAGCGAAGGAGTCGATCTGCGGAACGTCAAAACTGGCCACGGCGGCATTCGCGACATCGAATTCACGATTCAGTTCTTGCAGCTCCTCAACGGCGGCGACTTGCCCGCGGTGCGCACGCGGAACACGCTTGAAGCGATCGCCATGCTCGAAAACGGCGGCTGCCTGACGCGGCAAGAACGTTCGCTGCTGGAGGAAAACTATGAATTTTTGCGAAAGATCGAGCACCGCCTGCAAATCATGTTCGACTTGCAGACGCACACGATGCCGCAGGCGGACGCGGAAATGCGGCGGCTGGCGATTCGCATGGGCTACGCCGACACGCCGCAGCGGTCGGCGCTCGATGCGTTTGCGGCCGATTACAAACAGAAAACCGAGTTGAATCGAAAGATGCTCGACCATTTGCTGCACGACGCATTTGGCGAAGAAGATGCGACTGAGCCGGAAGTCGATCTAGTGCTCGATCCCGATCCGCAGCCCGATCATATTGAAGCAGTGATCGGCCGCTATCATTTCCACGATCCGGCCGAAGCGTATCAAAATTTGATGACGCTATCCGAAGAGCGGATTCGATTTCTTTCCACCCGGCGCTGCCGGCATTTTTTGGCGTCGATCGCGCCGCGGCTGCTGCCCGCGATTGCCACCACGGCCGATCCCGATCAAACGCTCGTCAGTTTGAGCAAGGTGAGCGATTCACTCGGCGGCAAAGGAGTGCTGTGGGAATTATTTAGTTTTAATCCGCCGTCGCTGCACTTGTATGTGGAGTTGTGCGCTTCGAGTCCCTACTTATCGGGAATTTTAATCAGCAATCCCGGCATGATCGACGAGTTGATGGACAGCCTGGTGCTCGACAAGCTGCCCTCGCGCGACGGTCTGGAAGCGAATCTGCAGGAACTTGCGCACGGGGCGGAAGACATCGAGCCGATTTTGCACAGCTTCAAGAATGCCCAAGTGCTGCGAGTCGGCGTGCGCGATATTCTCGGCAAAGAGGACATTCTTTCCACGTGTGGGGCGCTGGCCGACATTGCGGAAGTCTGCTTGCGACAGATTGCGCAGCGCGAGTACGAAAAGCTTGTTGCGCGGATGGGTGAACCGACGATTGCCGAGGCAGACGACGCCGGGAAACCGTCGGAGTTCGTCATCCTGGCGATGGGAAAATTTGGCGGCCGCGAGATCAATTATCACAGTGACCTCGACATGGTCTACTTGTACGAAGCCGACGGCGGCACGTTTCATACTCGTCGCACGCGGCGCAGCGGCGAGACGAGCACAAATCAACATTTCTATAGCGAACTGGGGCAACGGATCATCAAGATCGCCAATCAACTTGGCCCGCACGGTCGGCTCTATGAAATTGACCCACGTTTGCGTCCGACCGGAAAAAGCGGCGCGCTGGCCACATCTCTCGCCGAGTTTCGCCGCTATTTTGAAGAAGGGCACGGCCAGTTGTGGGAGCGGCAAGCGCTATGCAAGGCTCGCGTCGTTTATGGCAGTTCGAAGGCGGCGGCCAGCGCGATGCAGGCGGTGATCGACTCGGCCTATCGTCGTACGTGGCAAGCGGAGTTCGCCACGGAAATCCGCCGGATGCGCGGCCGGATGGAAGACGGAGCCAAATCGAACAACCTGAAGCGCGGCCCCGGCGGGCTCGTCGATGTCGAATTCATCGCGCAGATGCTGCAACTCAAGCATGGCGGAATGCATCCGGACGTTCGATTGCCAAGTACGCTCGAAGCCCTGGCCGCGCTGACACAAATCGGAGTACTTTCGCGCGATGATGGCGAATTCTTCCAAACCAGCTACCGAGTGCTGCTGGCGATCGTCAGCCGTCTGCGGCTGATGAACACGGCAGCGCGCCATGAACTGCCCGAAGACACTGATGAGCAAGCGAAGCTGGCTCGACTGCTGAGCTATCCTGACCGCGAGAACATGCTGCTCGACTGCGAGAAGCTGACGCGAGAGAATCGCAAGCGGTTTGAGCGGATTTTTGAAAAAGAGGCGCTCGAGGTTCGAGGCTAG
- the rpmI gene encoding 50S ribosomal protein L35 — protein sequence MPKIKTHKGVKKRFRATAKGKLKHRRAGTSHLNSRMEQKRIRNLRGTGVLHQADTKRLLEALAGNSY from the coding sequence ATGCCGAAGATCAAGACACACAAAGGCGTTAAGAAGCGTTTCCGCGCCACGGCCAAGGGCAAACTCAAGCACCGTCGCGCCGGCACAAGCCACCTAAACAGCCGCATGGAGCAAAAGCGCATCCGCAACCTTCGCGGCACCGGCGTCCTGCACCAGGCCGACACGAAGCGGCTGCTGGAAGCCCTCGCTGGAAATAGTTACTAG
- a CDS encoding carbohydrate kinase family protein, which produces MSLDCLSVGILVADHLCSPIARMPGAGELEMCERLSLSIGGCASNVAMNLARVGVKVGVVGCVGRDLFGRFVIETLQAAGVETSGVRELDGVETSGTLIINVKGEDRRFIHTAGANAVMSAADIPIERVRRAKVLYVGGYLLMPAMESSLGLAAVFRQSQQAGVKTVLDVVVPAPGDHWPKLEHVLPHTDVFLPNDHESAMITGHSEPLAQAEKFRSAGARTVVITQGERGTLLVSDRQRIKASVYPTRFVGGTGSGDAFDAGYIAGMLAGEDEIGCLHWGSALGASCVRSVGATDSVFTREEALAFMEQHDLKIERC; this is translated from the coding sequence ATGTCGCTTGATTGCCTGAGCGTAGGAATTCTTGTCGCCGATCATCTCTGTTCGCCGATCGCTCGCATGCCGGGGGCCGGGGAACTGGAAATGTGCGAGAGGCTGTCCCTCTCCATTGGCGGCTGCGCATCGAATGTCGCAATGAATCTAGCCCGCGTAGGCGTCAAAGTCGGCGTCGTGGGCTGCGTGGGCCGCGACCTGTTCGGCAGGTTTGTGATCGAAACGCTTCAAGCGGCCGGCGTCGAAACCAGCGGCGTGCGCGAACTGGATGGCGTCGAAACCAGCGGCACGCTGATTATCAACGTCAAGGGCGAAGACCGGCGGTTTATTCACACGGCCGGTGCCAATGCCGTCATGTCGGCCGCAGATATTCCCATCGAACGGGTCCGACGGGCCAAGGTACTCTATGTCGGCGGATATTTGCTGATGCCTGCGATGGAAAGCTCCCTTGGTTTAGCGGCAGTGTTTCGACAATCGCAGCAGGCCGGAGTAAAGACCGTGCTCGATGTAGTCGTGCCGGCTCCCGGCGACCACTGGCCGAAACTCGAACACGTGCTACCACATACCGACGTCTTTCTGCCAAACGACCACGAATCGGCCATGATTACCGGCCACTCAGAACCACTAGCCCAAGCCGAGAAATTTCGCTCCGCCGGCGCTCGCACGGTGGTCATTACTCAAGGCGAACGCGGCACGTTGCTGGTGAGCGACCGGCAGCGGATTAAAGCGTCCGTCTATCCGACTCGATTCGTCGGCGGCACCGGCTCGGGCGACGCCTTCGACGCCGGCTACATTGCCGGCATGCTCGCGGGTGAAGACGAAATCGGCTGTCTGCACTGGGGCAGCGCCTTGGGAGCGAGCTGTGTCAGGTCGGTCGGAGCCACCGACAGCGTCTTCACCCGCGAAGAAGCCCTCGCTTTCATGGAGCAGCACGACCTGAAAATCGAACGCTGCTAG